A region from the Corylus avellana chromosome ca7, CavTom2PMs-1.0 genome encodes:
- the LOC132186967 gene encoding ATP synthase subunit d, mitochondrial — MSGAGKKVADVALKASRNIDWDGMAKLLVTDEARKEFATLRRAFDEVNSTLQTKFSQEPEPIDWEYYRKGIGSRLVDMYKEAYDSIEVPKYVDTVTPQYKPKFDALVVELKEAEEKSLKESQRLEKEIAEVQELKKKISTMTANEYFEKHPELKKKFDDEIRNDYWGY, encoded by the exons ATGAGCGGAGCGGGAAAGAAAGTGGCCGATGTAGCGCTGAAGGCGTCGAGGAACATAGATTGGGATGGGATGGCTAAGCTTCTGGTCACCGACGAGGCTCGCAAAGAGTTCGCCACTCTTCGCCGCGCCTTCGACGAGGTCAATTCAACGCTCCAGACCAAGTTCAGCCAG GAACCTGAACCCATAGATTGGGAGTATTATAGAAAAGGAATCGGATCGCGCTTGGTGGATATGTACAAAGAGGCTTATGACA GCATAGAGGTCCCCAAGTATGTCGACACGGTCACTCCACAATACAAGCCTAAATTTGATGCACTG GTGGTGGAATTGAAAGAAGCAGAAGAGAAATCCTTGAAGGAGTCTCAGCGTTTGGAGAAGGAAATTGCCGAAGTACAAGAGCTGAAG AAAAAGATTAGCACCATGACTGCAAATGAATACTTCGAGAAGCATCCTGAGCTGAAGAAGAAATTCGATGATGAAATCCGTAATGATTACTGGGGTTATTGA
- the LOC132187425 gene encoding LOB domain-containing protein 1-like, translating into MEYKGKATTPPPTPLTVFSSSASTSLSPPHHHQFSPGFPSPSHQSSPPPPPPPSLPLSPPPPVVLSPCAACKILRRRCGEKCILAPYFPPTEPFKFTIAHRVFGASNISKFLQELPESQRADAVSSMVYEANARIRDPVYGCAGAISQLQKQVSDLQGQLAKTQAELVNMQYQQANLVALICMEMTQSQDHSSFQQQQPYVDTSCFLDDSNLGSAWEPLWT; encoded by the exons ATGGAATACAAGGGCAAAGCTACAACACCACCACCAACACCATTGACAGTTTTCTCAAGCTCTGCATCTACTTCTCTTTCACCTCCCCATCATCATCAGTTTTCTCCAGGCTTTCCTTCACCTTCTCATCaatcttctcctcctcctcctcctcctccttctcttcctctctctcctcctccgCCGGTTGTACTCAGCCCGTGTGCCGCCTGCAAGATCCTTCGCCGCCGATGTGGGGAGAAATGTATTTTAGCTCCATATTTTCCTCCAACTGAGCCATTCAAGTTCACCATTGCTCATAGGGTCTTTGGAGCTAGCAACATCAGCAAGTTCTTGCAG GAACTTCCAGAGTCTCAAAGAGCAGATGCGGTGAGCAGCATGGTTTATGAAGCGAATGCGAGGATTCGAGACCCGGTCTACGGCTGTGCCGGCGCAATCAGCCAGCTTCAAAAGCAAGTTAGCGACCTGCAAGGGCAATTGGCAAAGACTCAAGCTGAGCTGGTAAACATGCAATACCAGCAAGCCAATTTGGTGGCCTTAATTTGCATGGAAATGACACAATCTCAAGACCACAGCAGCTTCCAGCAACAACAGCCGTACGTTGACACAAGCTGTTTTTTGGACGACAGCAATCTGGGGTCGGCCTGGGAACCTCTTTGGACATGA